The genome window GTGGAATTATACATAAGTACGTAGATACGTGTATCTACTGAGGGATATCAGACACAAGGCATGATCGGTATGTGGCTTACTGTGTGAACGAGTGGTGGTCCAGCCTTAAAAACTGAGTCCAGACTCTCTTGAGACTTGACAGCAGCACATCCTGTTCACGATAAACAGTTGGACAgataatgatataattactGTTAAGAATGCACATTATATGTACACAACAGAAGAGCATTAACTTCAAAGGAAGCTAGTGGTCACGCACTAATTGCCAACAGTACCTGAATTAGAGTCAAGTCTTTGACAACAGAGCATCGACTGGATTCTGTGAGACTCTTCAAAAGGCTATCTTTGTTGTCACGAGTGATATAAGTATCCATCAACGAGTTACCACAATCAACTGTGAAAAATGCATACGTGAGCATAAGATCAAATCACATTGGCACAAACACTGTGCTCATTCCAAGAGATATCGATAGCATTGGTACATCACTGAAAACCATGTCTTTCTCACCTGTGCATTTTTCTTATCTTATAGAAATATAATTTTAAAATCAAAATACATTCAAAGAGGGATATAGTATTACTATTTTGAGGCAAACATACCATCAGCTAGCACAACCTTTGCCACGACAAATTTACTAACTGTGACCGTAGACAGATAGTACCGTAGACAGATAGTACCGTAGGCAGATAGGGCTTACAAAGGGTAGTAATGTATCACCAGACATCCAAAAACAATTAGAGTAGGCTGTACCATTATACCTAGCTAGACAGACAGGCTGTCACTGTATGACTCATACGTGACGTGTTAGACGCATGTACATATAGGCAGCCAAGAATACATGCACAGTGTAGGTTGCTTCCACACCTATGAAGTGTTTACTTTGACAGACGAATCTCTAAAGTTATAATTAAATTGTTACTTTGCTAAAGGAGAAAATTCGCtactacacatgcacattgacCATCAATGAACAGGCTCCAAAGTCTCCACCCTTCTCGAACCACATATTGATCGCTTCTAGATTGCTGAATCAACAGAATCCAATCCAGAGCCTCCCATAACTTGACCCAATGTATACAATGCTCCAAATCCGAGCtgagagtgtggtgtgtgtgtgtgtgtgtgtgtgtgtgtgggtgtgtgtggtgtgtgtgtgtgggtatgtgtgggtgtgggtgggtgtgtgtgggtgtgggtgtgaaaCTATTCAATTGCTGTCCTCAGATAtaagtagctatatatagtatagccAATAAAAACTTTAACCAACTGGAATGTTTTTAAAAAGCTGTATTCACGCTGTGTATTCATGCATGCCCACTTGCGTATGGCATGACCAGTATGAATTTTATCCATTTTTTGTTGAGTATATGGGAAGTAATGATTCTCGTTAAAATGGAGTCACCTTTGAAGGAAGCTCTCAAATGGACGCCCAGCATTCTGGTTACATCGTAGTCCTCTTTTGAACGGTTCGTttggatcacatgacatgtcgTATGACATCAGAGAGGAGTCACGGATTTGGAATCTGCAAAAAAATAAACAGTAAGGTCtgacactgtacacaaaacagGTTCCTTTAGCGATAGGTGACAAACATTTCTGATCATTAGAGCACCATACAAAGAATCACATGAATAAGCGTATGTACTAATGATGgctgacctttgacctctatGTTTAAACCTCGGCAACCAGTAATTCCCCAGTCTGTCCTCACACTCTATCTTTACTGCCTCCACCCATGCACCTGTCTCCATGGGTCCACCACACGAGTACTGCCCAGTCGTTGAAATCAAGAAATGTTAAGCGCCAGAAAATGTATTTTCTTACAATAATACCAATTAATGAGCCAGACACATCAGTACACAAAGCTTGGCAGGGTTTAACTGGCTGACAAGGGATGGCCGAGACTAAGGATGTGCTAGTGTCGGACCCACCTTGACCAATCCTGGCACAGCCGAACACTGCTCTCGAATAGCACACAGAGCACTCCACCACtcattgaccacacccacttgccACGCCTCCAGGTTCAGCCAGACCTGGATGAGTGTATCGCCATGAGTACCTACTAGGAAGCCCCTCAACCGCTTGTAGTCCTCATATCCTGCAAATACGCAACAACAaaaacaattaaattaaattatCTTTTTATAAGGAAAATCAATGCCTATAAAGGATATAATGTACTTTCAGTGTGCGTGTAACAATGGACACTAGCTTTAGCTCTATTCCCTGTAATACAAAACATAGGCCAAGAACTACACACAGCAATGCAATGGCCTGAGGTCATGTCACGAGCATCACTAATATTTGCATGCAGGAACTATTACCGAGTAGTAGTAGGTAATTAGAAATCGAATAAGTGGAATATCAATTATAAAATTAACAATCCGATGAAAGCGGAAACATAGGAAACATAGGAAACATAGGAAACTAAAAAAACCCTGTCTGACAGTAAATACCTACCTCAAAAGGTTACACTAGCTAGTAAACAACTCTGAATGGGCAGGCCACAACAATGACTCTAACGGAGACCTCTGGAAGGCGTATGCACCACACCAACACAAGTGTTCTTCCTGTTTTTGAAGGTCCCAACAGAAGACCAAATATGATTTCTAAACGCCACAATTAATTTGATTGTGGAGGCCTGCTAATTAATCAAAGGCTGTGGTTTATCACATCTCACAGTCGATGGTTtttcacaaacacacacacatgtctCACTGTTATCCATTGTGGTTTCTTTAACTGGCAACGAATTAGATTGCTGGCGAGACGGTCCCCATGGAGATAAAGCCGGCTCCAAGGGCCAGGTGGAGCTTTCTTTCAAAACAGAAGCCTGCCTTGTAAACAGAAATGAGCATAACTTGAACTCAGTGTACAATcgagacctgtgtgtgtgtatgtgcataaTAATGAAGTGAGAGTTGTTGGAATGTCAGGTTGAAAGCATATTCAGTGCACGTAGGTacgtactgtgtgtgtggtgccaTGAATTAAGTATTTCTCTGAATATTTCTCTGAATAGGAATGAGATCAAAACTAATGATTATGGGCTATAATTAAGAGGTGAGCACATATTTTAATACTGTGTCACTGCAAATCAACTCACTTGAGGAAAAATTTCCATCGATGCTCAGTGCACCAATTCCAATTTAGTAACTTGTCTTGATCTTGTTTCCCAGGCAACAGAGCTCCTCCCACTTCTTGTAGACACCCTCTCCTGTACGTCAGCTTTATTCCAAATACCTATAATTACGAGAATTAAAACAGAAAAATGCTCTAAACGCAATTACGCAAGACACCCAGACACTGAGGTAAAACAAACTGACTTGTTTATGGCCAGAGAAGTTGACTATTCAATTACTCAAGTTTCTCTGAAAAAGGCCGACCTGCATTCCAGTTTAGTTTGGTTTACAGTTTGTGGTCAACTGGTGATAGGGCAATTTCATGGTCAGTTAAAATCTCAAGATTCTACCGCATACAAAGACAGCTCTACCTACGTGGGTAAGCCAGGCCCAGGTGTTTTCTGAGCTAAATGAATTACCAACGTCAACAATTAAGCTCATTAAGGTCCTTTCATAAAACCTCAAAACCACGCATCACCATTCCATTCTCCATTCTATCACTAGTCACTAGCTATGGGGCACCATTCTAAACATTCTTTCTCAATCAGAGAGAGGACCATGAATATCTCACCTCCAGGCTCAAGTATTCATTGAAAAAGTCTGCCAAAAGTGGGTCTTTGTCAGGTCCTGCCACCTCCTCCATTACgatcatacatgtaccattgcatgcagctataattatgctgaccAATGTAAACACTTGACACCTTACCCAGGGCACACTGTGACACCTCATTAACAGCTAGAATACCTTTGGTTGGGTTAAAGGGCGATAATGAAAAAACTGCTAGTATTACAGCAATGAAGTGTTTAAATTCCACTGCGCCATTAACGCACGTATAACAGTGGGCACGTGTGTACAGGTATTAAAAAAAATCCTAAATGAAAACTTCTATAACAGGCCTCAATAAAAATTGactataaataatattatagagtTCAAAAATTACCAGAAACCATCTAATTGTTCATTCGTTTTTGTCTTTGGCTCCTCATCTGGATGTGCTGAGTCGGCAGGTTCTCCACTCTGTGATAGCTTCTTCTCCATGGCAATATCTGTGTTTACACGATGTAATACAATACCAGATCACATTACAcattgacatgcatgcagctacaaaATCATACCACGAGTCAGACTATGCGCTGGGGAATATAAGTTTGTATATTGGTAATGGTGCTTGGACCCATACAAGGAAGTTTGAGCAAGGAAGAAGCAAAGCCATGCAGACTACACTGCAAACCATAAAACATTCAACCGTAAAACATAAAATTGCTTTACTTTGGCACAAACAAATGTAGAAGAGGTGTTTCTGTTGTCTTCCATTTAACCAAGGACCAGTGTTACTCAAACCACACATCCTAGAGAGGGTCACTTATGGGGACTTAGGGGCAGCCATGATAGACTTCATACAACCACCATTAACATACATTCCAACCATTAACATAATTAACACATTGAGCTAAAAACCTATTTTTTGTTAAGCCTGACGCTTAGGGAGAGTTCTCCCTGGAGACGAGAGTGATTTCATATAATTAATGGCTAAATTAGAGAAAATTCTTTTTAGAATATATCACCTTCTGTTGTCGGAGTCCACTGCTTGATCACCGTGGTAACGCGATGTAATAATTTCTTGTTGAAACTGACGATTTTCAATTTCAAATTCGGGTTTAGCGCAAGCAGAGCAGATTGTGTGGCAGAGTTGCTGGCATCAGACTGACCTGTGTTCACGTCATCAGCTCTGTCGATTGCACGTTGATTGAGAATGTCTGCAAGAACAAATAAACATTTTTAGCGAGTATGCCCCCACACACGTACCCAAGCATATgtacaccacccacacacgtacttgctgcatgtgtacaccacccacacacacacacccacacacacacacacacacacgtaccttccATGGTTGGCAGAGTGTTGCTTATATGGGGAATGACTTGCTTCAGCCACTGTGCTTTGAACATGGCTATCTCTTCTTTTATGGCCGGGCTGAGTGTCCCTCTCTTGGAAAAGCTAACGGGTGGGGGATCGCGCTTCAGTTCAATCAGTGACGAGAGCCGCTTGACATTCTGGCCTCTAGTCGGGTGTACCACATCTGTGGGAGGGATGGTCAAAGCCAGAGAGCATATGTTAATACCAATACATGCTGTGGGAGGGCAACACTAAACAcaaatatcataattattcgtGTGTGTAACTAATCTGTGACTTAATTGATCAGTAACTGAGAAGACACAACAGTTACTTGTGAAACACCAAACAGTTAGTGCACCCGCTCTCCCCCTGAATACACCCATCATGACAGCACTGGTCGTACCTCACCCTtgacacacacccacacacaccacatacctcaccctcacacacaccacactcacaccacacacaacactcacGTCCGACGGGGAAAGGGGGTGTAGGCTCCACCACTTCGACATGTCTCAAGAGCGACGGGTTAAATGACCTGATGAGATTCTGGACAGTGAACTGGGCACGCTCACTGGAGTATCCATCAACAACATGTCCTGAGGGAATCAAAACAGAGGTATTATTCACAAGAGACATGTCTGCTATGCCTTTAATCTATTTTGATTCTTTAAAATGAGAATAATATGTCTTTGATTCTTTAAAATTAACTTTTATTAATTTGTTGTGAATAACTACAATTACTATTCTGGAGTGAAGTTTAGTTAGCCAGCTGTCAAAGGAAGCTCAGGATTGTCAACAACAAATGCACAAAGCACACTCTGAAACTCTATACACTAATAGGAAAGGGTCCCTACAAATACattttaatttttaattaGGAAGAAACGAAACTCTATACAGTATTGGGAAAGGTCCCCGGAAAGGTCCCCACAAATGATTTTAATTTTTTAATTAAGAATTAAGAAGATGCATGGTGGATTCCTTGACCAATGGTTCCTATGCAACATCTGTAACCAAGTAAACAAGAGCATGGTTCAGATGCTATCAAAGAGGGTTGCTCTGGACGAAACCTATACGGAACTTCCTGTCGACCCACTTCACAAACAAACTATCATATCTATAGTGTGAGCTGTTGTTTTTCAAGGGTTTTAAAATTAAGGTTTCAGTGCATGTTTATTTCCCTACATTATAAGCAGACATATATGTGCAGGTAtattgatgtgtgtgtgtgtgtttgtcctAATAACCATTCATTTTCCTCGCAGCTAGTGGCGTCAAAGTTCCTCAACGATGAAGGAGAAATGGAAGCTCTCACAAACACAGACTTTGCCACAATCGATTTTATTTGTAAATTATTTTTCACTCTTAATCACATCACAGTAGCAAAATAAGGAAACTAAACTACTCCAATTGTCTTCGGAGCTATCAAATAAAGGAtccatgcactgtactgcacttGTATGGCACCTCACACATCTACACGCCGGGTATACCAACCCAAGCCCAGGCTTTAACTCGATCTCGATCCTTATTTTGGTACTGTGATGTGATCGAAAGCGAAAAATTGTGACAAAGTCTGTGCTTCCATTTCTCCTTTATCGTTAAGGAACTTTGATGCCAACGTTATTTAgtgacaaacacacacacacacacacctcaaagCCTTGTCTCTGAGTTATAGGTTATAGAAGGCTTACACTGCTTACCAACCCAAGACAAGCTCCTAGGGGTGGGTAATATACTGGTACACTTTGAATGCTTACACTGCTTACCAACCCAAGACaactatatagcctcgatcccaggctgcaCTTCCTCTGaagaggccagtgaaggaggctaggggTGGGTAATGTACTGGTGACACTTACCCACTCTGAATGCTTTCTTCTCCACGGTTTCGACTGGTCTCAGACTCCGTGCCACAACCTCACCATGGCTCCGTATTTCCCTCAGCATCTCTCGTTTAGAGTACCGTGCCTTGTTGAGGGGGCGGGTGGACTTTGTGAAGGGTGTGGGGCGAGGAGTTAGTGAAGGGGGTAGGggtggaggagggggtggtggtggaggtggtgggatatgtggagggggtggtttcTTAGATTGGAGGGGTGACTTCATAGTTTTCGATTTCAGTTTGCTCTTTAAAGGTGAGGGTTCATCTGAGGTATCTTTAGCAGACTTTTTCTTGCCAAAGCTAAACTTTTTCGTCTTTTTGGAAGATGAGCTTAAATCGGTAGTTGGGGTCTTCTTGCTCAAGGGCACTGCTTCAGTTGGAGGGATGGCGTGTTTCATAGACTtagtagtgggtgtggtcttggtACTAGGTACAGCAAGTTTGGTGTGTGTAGTCCTAACAGGGTCGGGAGCTAATTCAACAGCTGGTGGGGGTGGTCTTTTATTGGATGACTTTTTGATGAGGTCAAGAACATTCTTTGGAGGAAAGATCTTGGTTTTTGTGTCACTATGGGATACGAGATAGTTTTCATATAATTAAGTATGTAAAGTAACAATTAGACTTTTATTGTGAGGAATGAGAGGTAATGGGAAAAATGTTGACTCAAATTTAATTATGGTGCCAAGTGACGTACAttacacatacatgtgtatataaattCATTGTAATCCTTAAGTCTGTGTAATTATGTCTTTAATCTATATAGAGTAAAAATAGTTGCAAACCATGGAGATAtcacacgcatgcatgcatgcatgctgaagGGAGTATAACATTTTTTGTGAGATCCCAAGGCAATAGTCATAAGTCTAGACTATTCTCCAGGCTCTGTATAATGTCagagctacagtgcacacgtACACGAGGCTATAATGCAGACCTATGCAATAAATGTATACCATGTGGCCAAAAGGATACTCTCCTTTCAGTGGAGGCAGGAaatacaaagaagaagaagg of Halichondria panicea chromosome 9, odHalPani1.1, whole genome shotgun sequence contains these proteins:
- the LOC135341606 gene encoding uncharacterized protein LOC135341606 isoform X3, translating into MRCHSVPWVRCQVFTLVSIIIAACNGTCMIVMEEVAGPDKDPLLADFFNEYLSLEVFGIKLTYRRGCLQEVGGALLPGKQDQDKLLNWNWCTEHRWKFFLKSRLYTEFKLCSFLFTRQASVLKESSTWPLEPALSPWGPSRQQSNSLPVKETTMDNRYEDYKRLRGFLVGTHGDTLIQVWLNLEAWQVGVVNEWWSALCAIREQCSAVPGLVKYSCGGPMETGAWVEAVKIECEDRLGNYWLPRFKHRGQRFQIRDSSLMSYDMSCDPNEPFKRGLRCNQNAGRPFESFLQSSDLEHCIHWVKLWEALDWILLIQQSRSDQYVVREGWRLWSLFIDVDCGNSLMDTYITRDNKDSLLKSLTESSRCSVVKDLTLIQDVLLSSLKRVWTQFLRLDHHSFTQYINVSAVSTIGSPKQQASSNKSQNSRRQKKAKDSEKFMLDVKGTPFESLEDFDQTLLCFEQYLFSKCGPNSQSSFNYHMWKMLRKLTLTKEPKKRDALAVRIYQKFLYLGAKQFLHLPDYLLKQIDQTAVMCRPTSPTLKALTEFSSLYLQTTVNTFLSKGLDSGTDEVSDSLFPPLHNSKRVRRCKTTSAMQQRNETQHLLFTLTRCVGPISLQLHAFGKFLDRQCLPGQHGKLLNNVRFWHEVQKFNAMFVDETSNTVLFHKGEAIVDRYLDTASQPWIKVTVPGELAAQVVSALGDLHRVKARAHSERLQQLLEKTQEIVFADIAPYWGTFCAQYTSPDGSTISIPCAGELSTLPSRRRTLQLPPITHQSIHTPLLSFSSLKGLKWRTAF
- the LOC135341606 gene encoding uncharacterized protein LOC135341606 isoform X2; its protein translation is MRCHSVPWVRCQVFTLVSIIIAACNGTCMIVMEEVAGPDKDPLLADFFNEYLSLEVFGIKLTYRRGCLQEVGGALLPGKQDQDKLLNWNWCTEHRWKFFLKSRLYTEFKLCSFLFTRQASVLKESSTWPLEPALSPWGPSRQQSNSLPVKETTMDNRYEDYKRLRGFLVGTHGDTLIQVWLNLEAWQVGVVNEWWSALCAIREQCSAVPGLVKYSCGGPMETGAWVEAVKIECEDRLGNYWLPRFKHRGQRFQIRDSSLMSYDMSCDPNEPFKRGLRCNQNAGRPFESFLQSSDLEHCIHWVKLWEALDWILLIQQSRSDQYVVREGWRLWSLFIDGQFDCGNSLMDTYITRDNKDSLLKSLTESSRCSVVKDLTLIQDVLLSSLKRVWTQFLRLDHHSFTQYINVSAVSTIGSPKQQASSNKSQNSRRQKKAKDSEKFMLDVKGTPFESLEDFDQTLLCFEQYLFSKCGPNSQSSFNYHMWKMLRKLTLTKEPKKRDALAVRIYQKFLYLGAKQFLHLPDYLLKQIDQTAVMCRPTSPTLKALTEFSSLYLQTTVNTFLSKGLDSGTDEVSDSLFPPLHNSKRVRRCKTTSAMQQRNETQHLLFTLTRCVGPISLQLHAFGKFLDRQCLPGQHGKLLNNVRFWHEVQKFNAMFVDETSNTVLFHKGEAIVDRYLDTASQPWIKVTVPGELAAQVVSALGDLHRVKARAHSERLQQLLEKTQEIVFADIAPYWGTFCAQYTSPDGSTISIPCAGELSTLPSRRRTLQLPPITHQSIHTPLLSFSSLKGLKWRTAF
- the LOC135341606 gene encoding uncharacterized protein LOC135341606 isoform X1 — encoded protein: MRCHSVPWVRCQVFTLVSIIIAACNGTCMIVMEEVAGPDKDPLLADFFNEYLSLEVFGIKLTYRRGCLQEVGGALLPGKQDQDKLLNWNWCTEHRWKFFLKSRLYTEFKLCSFLFTRQASVLKESSTWPLEPALSPWGPSRQQSNSLPVKETTMDNRYEDYKRLRGFLVGTHGDTLIQVWLNLEAWQVGVVNEWWSALCAIREQCSAVPGLVKYSCGGPMETGAWVEAVKIECEDRLGNYWLPRFKHRGQRFQIRDSSLMSYDMSCDPNEPFKRGLRCNQNAGRPFESFLQSSDLEHCIHWVKLWEALDWILLIQQSRSDQYVVREGWRLWSLFIDGQCAFDCGNSLMDTYITRDNKDSLLKSLTESSRCSVVKDLTLIQDVLLSSLKRVWTQFLRLDHHSFTQYINVSAVSTIGSPKQQASSNKSQNSRRQKKAKDSEKFMLDVKGTPFESLEDFDQTLLCFEQYLFSKCGPNSQSSFNYHMWKMLRKLTLTKEPKKRDALAVRIYQKFLYLGAKQFLHLPDYLLKQIDQTAVMCRPTSPTLKALTEFSSLYLQTTVNTFLSKGLDSGTDEVSDSLFPPLHNSKRVRRCKTTSAMQQRNETQHLLFTLTRCVGPISLQLHAFGKFLDRQCLPGQHGKLLNNVRFWHEVQKFNAMFVDETSNTVLFHKGEAIVDRYLDTASQPWIKVTVPGELAAQVVSALGDLHRVKARAHSERLQQLLEKTQEIVFADIAPYWGTFCAQYTSPDGSTISIPCAGELSTLPSRRRTLQLPPITHQSIHTPLLSFSSLKGLKWRTAF